The window CATAAATAAATGCTTCAACAGAGCATCATTCATAAcaattttcctttctttgcTACAAGTTCTATAAAATGACTCATCACATTACATATATAATAgataaattatatttagatttTCATCAAAAGTggcattttttttagaaatataattataatcgtttaaattattatttttcctaCTATACCCCTtttcataaaaaattaaagGTATCGATTATATATAATAGAAATGCAATCAAGATGATAAACCATACCAATAGTATCATATAAGAAATTACAACTCTAGGAATCAGGCTAAACACTTGGTAGTCTCGGTTATTTTTAGAACAGAAAAATGGCATGCCAAGAACAAGCACCAGAATTGTATTTTGCTTGGGCATGCAGATTTTGAGGTGGAATGCAACCTCAAACCGATTCTCATATTTCAGTAAGTTGAACTTCGAAATGCATATGCAATTCAAGTTGAATCCTTGGTATGCTATCCAAATAATATTTACAGTTGAAATTAAACTCAAAAGAGACAaaatgggatttttttttttattacggCATCTTAATTTACTTACATGGATTTCAAGGGGGCAATTCAACTGCACCGAGCAACAGTTGTCCTCCAGATATCcccaaaaaaattggaaaaaagaaTGATTGAAATTTTTAACattgttttaattaatcaaGCTGCTCTGAAGGGACTTGGCCAAATATATCAGgacatgaatcccaagaacctTGTTCCCTGGCCTCCCAATACCCTCCAACGTACCGGTACGAGTCATTTCCTTTATCCTTGGTGAACCACTGAGGCTTCCAACCCCTCTCCTGCATCTTTCGTGCCTAGTAAAATAGAAAAGGGTAACAGTAGAAAATAAGAAGATAGATAGTCTCTTCACCAAAACAACATAGCAAGCCAATTAGAGTTGCAAACAAATTGGACAACGGATCAATTTGTGGCCACTGTAGCCGGCTAGTAAGATCAATTTACTCCAAAATCACGTTTGAGTATCAATGTGGCCCCTTAGGATGCTCTTGATGGGCCTAATGTTTGAATGATGGGCTGGCTATAGTGCAGAAGGTAGTTGTGCACAAGTGTGGCCAAGCAATTAGATAAAGGGCAAGAGGAGGGTCTCGTGTCGCGAAAGGGATCGGGAATGTTTTCTGCTTAAAGTCATCAATGAACTTCTCTTTCTAtccattattttgttctttCTATCTGTTGATTTGTGTTTTCTAACAGTCTAGTATACAAAGAGAAAATATAGTTCTGCCACTTATGCCTGTACAAATTATATATTGACCGGACATCTGAATACCCTTATGGTCACTAAAAAGCCATACAAGCACAAATTTAAATATAAGTGCAACTGACCTGGCGCTGACGCTGCTCCAGACGCAATTTTTCTGAATTTGCCATTTCAAATTCACCATTCTCCAAGTATCTTTGATCAGGCCTAAGCCTTGAATCTGTAGGTGGCAACTTTTCCTGGATATGGAAATGTACATCAAAAATCATATTGAAAGAACCACAACTCAATCATGAAATAGAAATTCCCAGATTTCATTTTGTTCATACAAATTACTAAGACCTAGACCTGTTCATGGATCTGGCTGGGCCAGGGTCGGCTTATGCCTAAAAACACTCAGCTCAAGACTGGCTCGCATAAACCCACCCACCTTATTAACAATAAACACTTGGAATAAATATAAATGTTATTCTGCTCAAACCTGGTCCATTGGACACAGGCCTGGGCAGGTGCCCAGGCCCACCAGCAGGTTTACTAAGACCCATCTAAGGGACATGCATGTTAAGTAGATGCGATTGAACAACAAACTTGTGTACAATATGAATTAAATAGCAAACCAATTTTTTTACTCCACAATAATGTGGGACACCTAACCAAAAAGGATGACAAGCTGTAATACCAAAACAGTCACCTTTAGTCCTGGGGTTAGCTCATTTAATGTTATAGCAAAACGTGTCAAGTTATATCTGGTGGGAAATTGGGGAGGCTTGTTTCGCTTCCAGAGCAAATGAGAATCTTGCATAGGTTCATATCCTTTTCCCTTCCCAGTACTGTCACCATCTGTGTAATGGATGCTATCATCCCATTTTCCAAAAAGAGATGCTACTCTTTTACCATTACTGTCCTGAACCATCCCTTGAACCTGCAAAAACCAGATTTGCATGAACTAATGTAGTAGTAGTATCCAGTGGTTCTAGTAGGCATGGATAGAAACAACTtcgtgtgtttttttttttttttcaagaaaaCGTGCTCAATTGTTTTGAACTGTATACAATATTTGTATCTAATGATGTCACACGTATATCCAAACTAATAAATAAGGTGCTTGCTAAAAGAATAAGCATTGACGGATAGGAATTTAACACTGAAGAGCTTCTAGAGAGCAAAAATCAATAAATGTTGCAACATATTTTTACCCAGTATGATCTCAAAGTTATCAAGAAGCAGTAATAAATATCTAGCATAGCTACTGTACCCTTCCTTCATATGATAATCATGGGAGATCCAAAAGGGTCATGAGCCTAGCACCAAGGTCATATAAAGTATATAAAAAACAGTGCTCACCTGGTGAGGATTTCGGTCTATGATAGATTGCTCCTTGAATTTCATTTTGCATGAGTACTCACGATTTCCCTCTATTCGCATTGTACCATAGTGATCACAGTACAACTTTCCCAAAATGAGATTGTATATTGAAGTTGTGACCTAACAAGAttcagaaacaaaaaaaaaaaaaaaaaaactaagctCAAACTGGAACCTAACCAAAAAGGAGATAGCTTGATTTCATACCTTGCTCCATTGGAAAACTTCTCCATCATCAAATTCCAAAGTCAAAACACCAACAGGATCAAGTTGAATAGAGCGACCCCAAAATTTGCTTTTGAGATTGCTGTCTCCCCAAAATTTCCACCCTGTACCCTCACAATGGCATGCAACAACCATAGGATGATGACTGACCTGACAACAATAGTAAGCTTCTTCACACGTGAAATATgaaaacttaacattttaatgaaaaaaattaaaatgatgtAATAATTATGTTCAGCATTGTTCTTAGCATTATACATTTATGTGTGAAGCGCACATAAATTACGCGCCCGCACACACAAAAATAGTTTCTCCAGAAAAAGGAGACAAGCATCATCTGATGTTTCCTCTTTCAGGCTCCCCAATGCTTATTTTTCTCTAATGCTGTATTAACAGCAATGGGTTCTTATGTTATATTGCAGCAATTCCTTCTCATTGGTTTCTCCAACTTTTAGTACAGTctgtatcttttattttaaaaacccAGGTTGTCACAAGAAATTCAGAACTGGTGTtaatttttcaagttttttacTACCATCCCCAATAGTGAAAAAACCCAGAAGCATCCATGAATCAAAACTTGTCCCTCCCTTTATCTGAAATAAAACTGTGAAACATCATCTATGTtgaaatatagaaaaatattacTCAAAACCTATTTTCAGCACCTAGTAAACAAAGAAATACGAACCACGACACACTCATTTTATGTGAGCATTGAGCTCCCTTTCTAACCAACCTTTCTTTGTTGAGCTTCGGATTAATGGAGAATACAGGCTGGATTGGACTAGGAATTGTCATCAGATCGGTTTGGACTCAGCAGTCCGTATTGGACTAGGACTAAGTCTTAGACTAGCAGTCCGTTTGGACCTTGGTTTCCTAGTTAATCTAAGATTAGGTTACAAGACTTAGATAATGATTTGTCTACTTGAGTTGAGataatcaaacacttgatgtatatatattttaatacgGATAGGTTATGCTTAGGGTGAGTACCATAGTATTAAGgaaacaaagaaaaaagaaaagataatcaTTTTACTGATCCGAGAATTTAATCTACAAGGGAGATATCTGACCTTCTCAGAGAAAAAACGGAGGCCTTTATCTGGATAGTCAGCCTCGAATGTTTCCCCTAGCAGTGGATTGAAAGGCTTGCAAATCCTTCCTTCTGTTGAAGCGTATCCAGATACAGCAAAAGCAGCCACATTAAGGATCCTCATAAGGCCATTGCCCTACAATAGACACATATATAAATGCTCCACAGATGTAAACCTATTGGGATCAACTCTGAAATTTCAATGCTAATAACCACAAACTAGAAAGCAGTAATCATAAGGGCAGATGAATATGATGAGAAAAGCATTTAAAAGTCTTAACTTGATATGCATTTAACAGACAAAAAAACCCAAAAATATCCATTTTGATAACCAACCATAATGGGTACAGGATGCTATACAGCATGAAGAAGtaatccaaatttttaacatCCATATTTATTTTGGAAGAAATACTAAGCAGCAAATTCTCCAATAGCTTAATTCTGATCctataatttaattttgtaaaataTAGGCTTTCCATTGATTTCATTGAACTGAATAGTTAGAAAGTAATAGGAGGCAATAAATCTATTGAAAAGTAAATCAAAGCGCGCGTTACAAACTGCACATGTAAGGTGAAAACAATCAAGAAATGTAGAATCAAGTGTTAGTAACAAAACCAGTGTTCTGGAAGAGGAGGCTTACCCTTCTACCATATTCATATGCCCGATCAAGGAGGTATGAGTATTCCAAATCTTCAAAACATTTTTGTAGTGAAGAGAGAGGTTCATTAAAGTAAACAGGTAGACAAACTTTAGTGAGATCCTTCCCTATATTATCCTTAATCATTGACCAAAGGCTGACACCTTTCTCTTTTTCAACTGGGTCAGGTAACTTCTTACGTCGTTTAACATGTGGATAATCTTTCCCAACAGATTTGATGGAAGGATCAGTATCTTCTTCTGATTCAAGCGGTACATTTCCCTCATCATCAGACGAGAAAGATGAAGTACGGAAATCAGACCCACTACTTTTGAAGGAACCTGATGACAGGAAGTCACGTGTATCAAAGAAGGTattctcctcatcatcagtttcTTCCTCTGCAGCATCAACTCTTTCAttatcatcatcagattcactAGCGCTCGCTTCAAAGAAAGAAAACCCGAAAAAAACATTACAAGAAAATCTAACCAGGGCTTCTGTTAAATAATAGAGTTAAGATAATAAGAGCAAACAAAAAGAAGTGGTATTTCAAGCTACTTTTAGCACCCTG of the Euphorbia lathyris chromosome 7, ddEupLath1.1, whole genome shotgun sequence genome contains:
- the LOC136235785 gene encoding oxysterol-binding protein-related protein 1C-like isoform X2, with the protein product MEALQAVKDMFPRMSNSELMAPIQNAAFSMEKLRYRLQEEELSEEAIQDVEQIVKSEFASMQDQIVLLKQKQWLLIDTLRHLETEKVDLENTVVDESQRQWNDQGASSLSRQDKSSASASESDDDNERVDAAEEETDDEENTFFDTRDFLSSGSFKSSGSDFRTSSFSSDDEGNVPLESEEDTDPSIKSVGKDYPHVKRRKKLPDPVEKEKGVSLWSMIKDNIGKDLTKVCLPVYFNEPLSSLQKCFEDLEYSYLLDRAYEYGRRGNGLMRILNVAAFAVSGYASTEGRICKPFNPLLGETFEADYPDKGLRFFSEKVSHHPMVVACHCEGTGWKFWGDSNLKSKFWGRSIQLDPVGVLTLEFDDGEVFQWSKVTTSIYNLILGKLYCDHYGTMRIEGNREYSCKMKFKEQSIIDRNPHQVQGMVQDSNGKRVASLFGKWDDSIHYTDGDSTGKGKGYEPMQDSHLLWKRNKPPQFPTRYNLTRFAITLNELTPGLKEKLPPTDSRLRPDQRYLENGEFEMANSEKLRLEQRQRQARKMQERGWKPQWFTKDKGNDSYRYVGGYWEAREQGSWDSCPDIFGQVPSEQLD
- the LOC136235785 gene encoding oxysterol-binding protein-related protein 1C-like isoform X1 produces the protein MHHFCCISTVSDNSSAKTLPDLPMAIASRSDLSARSMSGYQYQPNVLNNHQNGGDCNSNSFISSNSRPSQRGLAAAVLTANSLSLPREQQVDVRINDIVGNGISGILYKWVNYGKGWRPRWFVLQDGVLSYYKIHGPDKIVVSRETEKGSKVIGDESVRMMSRKKNGTSQFKRNPVGEVHLKVSTIRESRSDDKRFSIFTGTKRLHLRAETREDRLSWMEALQAVKDMFPRMSNSELMAPIQNAAFSMEKLRYRLQEEELSEEAIQDVEQIVKSEFASMQDQIVLLKQKQWLLIDTLRHLETEKVDLENTVVDESQRQWNDQGASSLSRQDKSSASASESDDDNERVDAAEEETDDEENTFFDTRDFLSSGSFKSSGSDFRTSSFSSDDEGNVPLESEEDTDPSIKSVGKDYPHVKRRKKLPDPVEKEKGVSLWSMIKDNIGKDLTKVCLPVYFNEPLSSLQKCFEDLEYSYLLDRAYEYGRRGNGLMRILNVAAFAVSGYASTEGRICKPFNPLLGETFEADYPDKGLRFFSEKVSHHPMVVACHCEGTGWKFWGDSNLKSKFWGRSIQLDPVGVLTLEFDDGEVFQWSKVTTSIYNLILGKLYCDHYGTMRIEGNREYSCKMKFKEQSIIDRNPHQVQGMVQDSNGKRVASLFGKWDDSIHYTDGDSTGKGKGYEPMQDSHLLWKRNKPPQFPTRYNLTRFAITLNELTPGLKEKLPPTDSRLRPDQRYLENGEFEMANSEKLRLEQRQRQARKMQERGWKPQWFTKDKGNDSYRYVGGYWEAREQGSWDSCPDIFGQVPSEQLD